Within Nocardioides rotundus, the genomic segment CGCTACCCTGACGCGAGGTCCACGACACACGGAGGCGCCGAGATGGCGCTATCTCATATCTGAGATACGGTGGTGACATGACCGAGGACTACAAGGACCGGATCGGCAACCTGATCCGGGATGCCCGCAAGCACCGCGGCCTGACGCAGGCGCAGCTGGCCGAGCGGCTCGGCACCAGCCAGAGCGCGATCAACCGGATCGAGAAGGGGCACCAGAACCTCTCCCTGGAGATGGTCGCCCGGATCGGCGCGGCGTTGGACTCCGAGATCGTCGCGCTCGGCGCCGGTCCCACGCACCTGCGGGTCAGCGGACCCACGACTCTGTCCGGCGCGATCGACGTCAAGACCTCGAAGAACGCCGGCGTCGCGCTGCTGTGCGCCTCCCTGCTCAACCGCGGCCGCACGACGCTGCGCAAGGTCGCGCGGATCGAGGAGGTCAACCGCCTGCTGGAGGTGCTGAGCAGCCTGGGCGTGCAGACCCGCTGGCTCAACGACAACAACGACCTGGAGATCGTCCCGCCGGTCGACCTCAAGCTGGACGCGATCGACGAGGTCGCGGCCCGGCGTACCCGATCGGTGATCATGTTCCTCGGCCCCCTGCTCCACCGGGCCGAGCGCTTCGACCTCCCCTACGCCGGCGGCTGCAACCTGGGCACCCGCACCGTCGAGCCGCACATGTCGGCGCTGCGCCCGTTCGGCCTGGACGTGGTCGCCACCGACGGCTCCTACCACGCCAGCGTGCGCACCGGCACCGGTCCGGAGCGGGCCATCGTGCTGACCGAGCGCGGTGACACGGTCACGGAGAACGCGCTCATGGCGGCCGCCCTGCACCCCGGGACGACGGTGATCCGCAACGCGTCGTCGAACTACATGGTCCAGGACCTGTGCTTCTTCCTGCAGGCGCTCGGCGTGGACGTCGAGGGCGTCGGAAGCACCACGCTGACCGTCACCGGGCGCGACCAGATCGACGTGGACGTCGACTACGCGCCCAGCGAGGACCCGATCGAGGCGATGTCGCTGATCGCCGCCGCCGTGGTGACCGAGTCCGAGATCACGGTGCGGCGGGTGCCGATCGAGTTCATGGAGATCGAGCTCGCGCTGCTGGAGGAGATGGGCTTCTCCTACGAGCGCTCGCCGGAGTACGTCGCCGCCAACGGCCGTACCCGCCTTGTCGACATCACCACCAAGAAGTCGACCCTGCGCGCGCCGCTGGACAAGATCCACCCGATGCCGTTCCCCGGCCTCAACATCGACAACCTCCCGTTCTTCGCGGTGATCGCCGCGGTCGCCGACGGGCAGACCCTGCTGCACGACTGGGTCTATGAGAACCGGGCGATCTACCTCACCGAGCTGAACAAGCTGGGAGCGCAGGTGAAGCTGTTGGACCCGCACCGGGTGCTGGTCGAGGGGCCGACGCACTGGTCGGGCGCGGAGATCGTCTGCCCGCCGGCGCTGCGCCCGGCCGTGGTGATCCTGCTGGCGATGCTGGCCTCGAAGGGCACCTCGGTGCTGCGGTCGACCTACGTCATCCACCGCGGCTATGAGGACCTGGCCGAGCGGTTGAACCAGCTGGGCGCCAACATCGAGCCCTTCCGCGACATCTGAGGAGTGAGCCGGAGGTACCCCGAGCGGAGCGAGGTGTGCTGGAGGCGAGCCCCGCAGGATGGCGCGCAGAGGGGCCGCGACATCTGAGGAAACTGAGCAGCGGGGCTCAGGACGGGGCGGGGGTGCGCCGGTGATACTTCTCGCGTGACGACACCCGAGCGACCCTCCGACTCCCGCGCTGCGGCGCCGCGGACCGGCCGTGCCTACCTGGACGCGGTGCTGGACCCGCCCGGCTCCGTGTTGGCCCTGGCCCACCGCGGAGGGGCGGGGCACCCGGAGCTGGATGGCCTGGAGAACACCCTCACGGCGTTCCGGCACGCCGTCGACGCCGGATATGACTACCTCGAGACCGACGTGCACGTGACCGCCGACGGCGTTCTGCTGGCCTTCCACGACTCGGTCCTGGACCGGGTCAGCGATCATCGGGGTGCGGTGGAGGACCTGACGTACGACGAGATCCGGCGCGCCCGGATCGGCGGGCACGAGAGGATCCCGACGCTGGCCGAGCTCTTCGACGCCTTCCCCGACGCGCGCTTCAACATCGATGTGAAGTCCGAGGCGTCGGTCGAGGCGCTGGCGGAGTTCCTCGACGAGCGGGACGCCTGGGACCGGGTGCTGGTCGGCTCCTTCTCCCACCGGCGGCTGCGCCGCTTCCGCCGGCTCACCCACGGCCGGGTCGCCACCTCGGCGAGCCCGTGGGAGGTGGCCGCCTGGGTGCTGCTGCCGGAGTCGCTGGCCCGGAGGGCCGCTGGCGGGCCGGACGCCTTCCAGGTGCCCCACCGGCGCGGCCCGCTCACTGTCGCCGGCCGCCGGCTGGTCGGTCGGGCCCACCGGGCGGGCAAGCACGTGCACGTGTGGACCGTCGACGACCCCACCGAGATGCGTGAGCTGATCGACGTCGGCGTGGACGGTCTGGTGACCGACCGGACCGACGTACTCAAGACCGAGCTGGAGCAGGCCGGCAAGTGGAGGGGGCAAGCATGAGCGAGAAGGTCACCGGCATCGCCGACCTGAGCCCGCTGTGGCGGGCCAAGGAGCAGAAGGCGTGGTACTGGTACGACTGGGCCAACAGCGCCTACGTCACCACGATCGCGACGGTCCTCTTCGCGCCCTACCTGATCGGCGTCGCCGAGGCGGCGGCGGTGAACAACCGGGTGAGCGTGCTGGGCCTGCAGGTCGCGCCGGGCTCGCTGCCGTCGTACCTGGTCACGTTCTCCACCATCCTGTCCGCGATCGCGCTGCCGCCGCTCGGGGCGATGATGGACCGCACGGAGAAGAAGAAGCAGTGGCTGGCCGGCTTCGCGTGGGTGGGCGCGGCGTTCGCGTCGCTGCTGTTCTTCGCCCGGGGTGACAACTGGGAGATCGGCGCCGTCGCGATCATCGGGGCCAACCTGTGCCTGGCCGCGTCCATGGTCGTCAACGACTCGATCCTCCCGCTGATCTCCACCGAGCACGAGCGCGATCGCGTCTCCTCGCGAGGGTGGGCATGGGGCTACCTCGGCGGCGGTCTGCTGCTGGCGCTGAACCTGGCCCTCGTCGTGGTCCTCCCCTTCGGCCTCAGCGAGGCGGAGGCCGCGCGGATCAGCATGCTGTCCGCGGCGATCTGGTGGGCGGCGTTCACGCTCATCCCGTTCTTCGGTCTGAGCAACCACCCTCCCGCCGACGTCGAGCCGGTGTCGGGCAACGCCTTCGTGCGCAGCTTCGGACAGCTCTTCCAGACGCTGAAGGAGATGAAGAACTATCCGATGGCGCTGACCTTCCTGCTCGCCTACCTGTTCTTCAACGACGGGATCCAGACCGTGATCGCGTCGTCGTCGACCTATGGCGCGGAACAGCTCGGCTTCGGGCAGGGTGTTCTGATCGCAACCATCCTGCTCGTCCAGTTCGTGGCCTTCGGCGGCGCCCTCCTGTTCGGCAGACTGGCGGCCCGCATCGGCGCGAAGCGGACGATCCTGGGCGGGCTGGCGACCTGGATGGTGATCGTGACCGCGGCCCTGTTCCTGCCCGAGGGCGAGGTGGCGCCATTCCTGGTGCTCGGCGTCGCGATCGGCATCGTGCTGGGCGGGACCCAGGCGCTGGCCAGGTCCTACTTCTCCCTGCTGATCCCGCGGGGCAAGGAGGCGGAGTACTTCAGCTTCTATCACGCGATGGACCGCGGCACCTCGTGGTTCGGGACGCTGGTGTTCGGTCTGGTCTACCAGTTCACCGGCTCCTACCGGCCGGCCATCTTCGCGCTCATCGTGTTCTTCGCCCTCGGCGGGCTGCTGCTGATGAGGGTCGACACGGCCCGCGGGATCCGCGAGGCCGGGAACGACGTCCCCGCCGTGGTGTGAGCCCCCGGCGCCGCCCCGATGGGCGCGGGCGTCCATTTCCCAGGTAGTCGTGCCGCGGCGTCGCCGTACTTGGTGAATTTGCCCCGTACAGCGACGGCACAGCGTGACTACCTGGGAAATGAACGCCACCGCGGCGCCGGCGAGAGCCAGCCAACCCACCCGAAAGTGTGATTGTGACCCACCTCATCGGGGCCAGGCGGAACGGATGGGGGCGGAGTAACGTTGAACAGTCCGAGGTCGATTCCCCCCGATGCGAGATCCGCGTCATGAGACCTCCGCCTCCCCGTCACATGGGTGAGGCACGGACGAACAAGACTGGAGGTTGCCCCATGGCAGAACGGACGCTTCGTGGAGCGCGGCTCGGAGGCCAGAGCTTCGAGGACGAGCGCGGCGTCGAGTTCGCTGCGCGTCAGCAGGTGGGCTACCGCTGCCCGCAGGGCCACGAGTTCGAGATCACGATGTCGGTCGAGGCTGAGGTCCCGGCCGTCTGGGAGTGCCCCCGCTGTGGCCAGGAGAGCCTGAGCACGCAGGGCATCGAGAAGGAGGAGAAGGCCGAGAAGCCGGCACGTACCCACTGGGACATGCTGCTCGAGCGCCGCTCGGAGAAGGAGCTGGAGGAGATCCTCAAGGAGCGCCTCCAGCTGCTGCGCGACGGTGAGATCGGCCCCGCCCACCTGCACCGCGCGAACCAGCGCAAGCGCAAGAGCGCCTGACGCTCATGCGAGCGCGACGCTAGTCGTCGATCACCTCGCCCCGGACCACCGGGCCGTCCTCCGGCCCAGGTCGTCCGGGGCGTTGTGCGTTCGGGCCCGAGCGGCCCGAGGGATAGGTGCCCACCCCAGCCACGAGCAGGCGGCGCGTCACCAGCCGGGTGAGGACCCGGCGCGCGATCGGCCGGGTGAAGGGCAGGATCAGCAGCAGCGCGGCCAGGTCGGTCACGAATCCCGGCGTGAGCATCAACGTGCCGCCGATCAGGATCAGCGCGCCGTCGGCGAGCTCGCCGGCGGGCATCCGCCCGCTGCTCAGGGCCGTCGTCAGGGCACGGAACGCCCGGCGCCCCTCGCGCTTGACCAGCCAGGCGCCGAGGAGCGAGTCGGCGACGAGCAGCGCGATGGTCCACCAGGCGCCGATGACCTGGCCGACCTGGATGATCGCCCAGATCTCCACCAGGGGCACCACGACGAACGCCAGCACCATGAACCACATGGACAGGCGGGTACGGCGGGCCCTCATGACCGTCCTCCTCGCTGCTCGGCCCACCGCTCGACCTGGCGCCGCCGCTCGGCCAGCCCCCACGCGGTGATCCGCTTGAGCGACTCGACGGCCACGGCCCCGCTCATCTTGGACTCGCCGTACTCCCGCTCGACGAAGCTGATCGGCACCTCGACCACCCGCAGCCCGGCCTGCACCGCCCGGTGCGCCAGCTCGGTCTGGAAGACGTAGCCCGTGGAGCGGATGCTGGACAGGTCGATCGTCTCCAGCGCGCTCCGTCGGTAGACCCGGAACCCGGCGGTGGCGTCCTTCAGGCGGAGGCCCAGGAGCAGCCGGACGTAGAGGTTGCCGCCCCGGGAGAGCACCTGGCGGCTCAGCGGCCAGTTGACCACCTCTCCCCCGCGCACGTAGCGCGCGCCAATCACGACGTCGGCGTCGCGCAGGGCGGCCAGCAGCCGGCCGAGCTGGTCGGGCCGGTGCGAGCCGTCGGCGTCCATCTCGCCGACGACGTCGAAGCCCGCGTCCAGGGCGACCTGGAAGCCGTGGAGGTACGCCGCGCCCAGGCCGGCCTTCTCCCGGCGGTGCACGACCCGCACGTGGTCGTCGGCCGCCGCCAGCTTGTCGGCGACCTCGCCGGTGCCGTCGGGTGAGCCGTCGTCGACCACGAGCACGTGCACGTCCGGCTGCGCGGCGCGCAGCTCGCCGACCACCCGCTCGATGTTGTCGACCTCGTCGTAGGTGGGGATGACCATGCACTCGGTGCCGAGGTCGCGGTCACCCGCAGGGGGCATGGTCACGGTCGTCCTTCACGTTCCGGGGTGGGGCCGGCCGGCACCAGGGCCCGTGGGCTCGCGGGCGGCTCGGCATCGGCTCGCCCCCGACGATACGTCACGCCGCCACGACGCAGGGCGACCGCCGCGAGCGCCAGCAGCGCCACCAGCCAGGAGAGCCGGGCCGGCCAGGCGCCGAGCCGGACGGCGGGGGTGACCTGGCTGACCAGCGGCACGGTCTCGGTCAGCGAGGTCCGGGTGCGGATCGGCGCCTGCGCCCGGACCTCGCCGTCGGGGCCGATCACCCCGCTGATCCCGTTGGTCGAGGCGACCGCCAGCGACCGGCCGGAGGCGAGCGCCCGCAGCCGGGTGATCTCGAACTGCTGGTCGATCTGGTGGGTCCGGATGAACATCGCGTTGCTGGTCTGCACCGTGATCAGCTCCGCGCCGGCACCGACCTGGCGGGTGAAGACGTCGTCGTAGGCGACGTCGAAGCAGATCGCGTCGGCCACCCTGATGCCGCCGATCCGCAGCGGAGTCTCGCGCCGGCCGGGCGCCATGTCGCGGCTGATCTCGGTCAGCCGGCCGAAGTTCTCGAACTCCTTCATCGGGCCCTTGCCGCGCCAGGGGATGTACTCCCCGAACGGGACGGGGTGGCTCTTGCTGTAGCGCTCGGTGGCGCCCACCTCCGGACGCCAGACGATGCCCTGGTTGAGCACGGTGCCGGGCTCCGCGCCGTCCACGAGCGCTCCCACCAGGATCGGCACGCCCACCGCCTGGGACGCGGCCGTGATGGTCGCCCGGATGTCGGCATTGGCGAAGGGGTCGACGGCCGTGGAGTTCTCCGGCCAGAGCACGAAGTCGGGCTCCGGGGACCGGCCGGCCGCGACGTCGGCGGCGATCCGCTCGGTGACGATGCGCTGGTTCTCCGTCACCTGGCGGTGGTCCAGCAGCACGTTGGTCCCGTCGCCGGGGACATCGCCCTGCACGACCGCGACGGTGGCCGAGCCCACCCGCTCGGGCTGGTACGGCGCCAGCACGGGGCCGACGGTCACCAGGGCCAGCGCGACCGCCACTCCGGCCGCGAGACCGGGGCGTCGCCACCCTCCGGCGACGGCCCAGGCGAGCGCGGACCCGGTGAGGGCGAGGAGGAAGGAGACGCCGGTGAAGCCGGCGTACGGCAGCATCTGCGCCCACCAGGTGTCCGCGACGCCGTAGGAGACGCGACCCCAGGGCATCCCGCCGAAGGGCCAGGTGGTGCGCACCGACTCCACCGCCACCCACACCGCAGCGGTCCACAGCGGCCACCAGCGCAGCCGCTGGACCGTGGCCAGGGCGCTGCCCAGCGGGGCGAAGAAGAGCGGCTCGACCAGACTGATCCCGATCCAGGCGTCGGTGCCGATCGCGGTCATCCAGTGCTGGAGCCAGGTCATGAACACCAGCCCGAACACCAGCCCCGGCCACCAGGCGCGGCGGGCCGGGAGCCCGCGGACGGAGAGCACGAGCCCGGCGAGCGCGAACGGGATCAGCAGCCGGATCGCTGCCGGCTCGAAGGCCAGGGTGAGGGCCGCGCCGCTGCCCAGGGCGAGGAGGGTCCGGAGCAGCACGCTTCCACGGTACCGGTGGGGTCCGACCGCCCGGCAGGACAGGCGGGAGACCTCCGAGACCTTCGGACCACCCCGCCACCGACGGGCTGCCGCTGGAGGGAGTGTTGTCTAGGGGACCCGGGGGTCTCCCGCCTCCGTCCTCGCGGTGCGAGACCGACCTCCGTGGACTCGGGTCACTGCTCATCCGTGGCGCGGATGGTGCGACTCGACCACTCGGACGTCGGTCCGCTGACCGCTACTGCGTGGACGGACTTCGGGATACCTTCGATGCCCGCTCGGCCGGGTGTCAACCGGCCGCTGACCTGCGGCTACGCGCGTCCTCGCAGGTCAGGAGGGGGTCGTCCGCGCCGTACTTTCCGAGACTTTTTCTGATTTCCCGGCGTGTCGTCCGCTGGTCGGACGCCGACGTGCCGTAGCAGGGTTGCCCTGCTCGGTGCCGGTGGTGTCAGGGCCGGGGTGGGACGACGACCACGCCGGTCGCGGTGGTGGCCAGCAGCGGCGGGTCGAGTACGGCGGCCGCGCCGGGCCGCTCGTCCGTGGCCGCGCCGCGCGCGACCACGTGCACCGCGAACTCCATCGTCCGGCTGCGGGTGCCTACCCGCACCAGCTCGCAGCTGACCTCGAGCACGTCGCCGGCCCGCACGGCCTCGCGGAACTGCACGTCGGAGTAGGACGCGAACAGCCCCTCGTCCCCGTCGGTGAGGATGCTGAGGTCGGTGGCCACGTCGCCGAAGAGCTTGAGGCTGTAGGCGCCGTCGACGAGGTTCCCGGCGTAGTGGGCGTCGGAGTAGGGCACGTAGCGACGGTGCACCACGCGGGTTCCGGGCTCGGCGGTCATGAGGCGGTCCTCTCGGCGGTCGGGGCGAGGCGGTGGACGAGGTAGGAGGCGACCTCGCCGGGCGTCGTACCCCGGCTGAAGACCCGGTCCACGCCCAGGTCGGCCGCCGCGCTCTCGGAGAAGCGCGGGCCGCCGACGACCAGCAGCGGGCGTTGGTCGGCGGGGTAGGACTCCCGGAACGCGGCCGACATCTCGCGGGTGTTGAGCAGGTGGGCGTCGCGCTGGGTGACGACCTGGGAGACCAGGACGGCGTCGGCCCGCTCGGCGCGGGCCCGCTCGACGAGCTCGGGCACCGACACCTGGGCGCCGAGGTTCACCACCTTGACCTCGCGGTAGTACTCCAGCCCCTTCTCCCCCGCGAAGCCCTTGATGTTGAGGATCGCGTCGATGCCGACGGTGTGCGCGTCGGTGCCGATGCAGGCGCCCACGACGACCAGGCGCCGGCGGAGCGACTCCTTGATCGCGGCGTTCGCCTCCTTGGGCGTGAGCAGCGGGTAGTCGCGCTCCACGACCTCGACCTTGTCCGGCTCCACGAGGTGGTTCACCCGGCCGTAGACGACGAAGAAGGTGAAGCCCTCCCCCATCGGCTTGGCGTGCACGACCAGCGCAGGGTCCATGCCCATCTTGGTGGCCAGTTGCAGCGCGGCGCCCTCGGCGACCTTGGAGTGCGGCATGGGCAGGGTGAAGCTGACCTGCACCATCCCGTCGCCGGTGGTGTCGCCGTACGGACGGATCGGCCCGCCGACGCCGGTGGTCGAGCCTGCGCCCTCGGTGGTCAAGCCTGCGCCCTCGGTGGTCGAGCTTGCGCCCTCGGTGGTCGAGCCTGCGCCCTCGGTGGTCGAGCTTGTCGAGACCATCACGCCTCCTCCAGGATCTCGGTCGCGGGGTTGTAGAAGCCCTCGGAGCGCTCGAAGACGCCGTCCAGGCCCTTGCCGCCCTCGGGGGGCCGCTTCATCAGGCCGAACGTGCCGTCGGCGATCGCCGCGAGCAGCGGCGGGTGGCCGGCCGGGTCGGAGTCGGCGGCGATCTCCTCCATCAGGGTCATCGCCTCCCCGAGGACCTGCCGTGCCCGCTCCTGGATGAAGCCGCCGGGCTGCGGGTGGAAGTCCTCGTGCAGGTTGCCGGCGGCGTTCATCACGTAGCGCACGTTCTGCAGCGCCAGGTCGCGGTCGGAGAGCCAGGGCGTGACCACGGCCTCGGTCATCATCCCGACCAGCAGGATCCCCTGGTCGGTCAGGGCGCCGACCAGGTTGAAGAAGCCGTCGAGGAGGTAGCCGCGGAAGATGTCTCCGCTCATGTGCCGGGTCGGCGGCATCCACTTCAGCGGCGCGTACGGGAAGAGGTCGCGGGCGAGCATCGCGTGCGCGAGCTCCATCCGGAAGCTGTCCGGCACGTCCGGGTCGATCTCGAACGCGTGCCCCAGGCCGAGCTGCCAGTCCTCGAGGCCGGCCTCCTTGGCGAAGTACTCGTTGAGCAGCTGGCTGGTGGTGACCGTGTGCGCGGCCTCCACGGCGTCGGCGGTGGTGAGGTAGTTGTCCTCACCGGTGTTGATGATGATGCCCGCGCGCGCGTGCACCTGGCGGCTGAAGCGCTGGTCGACGAAGGTACGGATCGGGTTGATGTCGCGGAAGAGGATGCCGTACATCGAGTCGTTGAGCATCATGTCCAGCCGCTCCATGCCCGCCAGCGCCGCGATCTCGGGCATGCACAGCCCGGAGGCGTAGTTCGTCAGCCGGATGTAGCGGCCGAGCTCGCGGGAGGTCTCGTCCAGCGCCGCCCGCATCAGCCGGAAGTTCTCCTGGGTGGCGTAGGTGCCGGCGAAGCCCTCCCGGGTCGCGCCCTCGGGCACGAAGTCGAGCAGGCTCTGGCCGGTCGAGCGGATCACCGCGATCACGTCCGCGCCCTCGCGGGCCGCCGCCTGCGCCTGCGGGATGTCCTCGTAGATGTCGCCGGTCGCCACGATCAGGTAGATCCACGGCTTCCGCGGCGCGTCGCCGACCTCGGCGATCAGCCGGTCCCGCTCGGTGCGCCGCTGGTCCATCAGGGCGATCCCGCCGCCGACGGCCGCGCGGGCGGCCCCACGGGCGCGGTCCGCGTCGGCCCCGGTGGGCAGCCGGAAGCTCACACTGCCGACCGACGCCTTCTGGGCCAGCTCGGCCAGGTCGGCGGCCTCCCCGCGCGCCAGGGCGTCCCAGACGGGCAGCGCCACGCCGTGCGCGAGCCCGCCGTCCTCGGCGAGGTCGGCGCGCACCACGTCGGCCAGCCGGTTCACCCACGGGGTGCCCTCGGCGTCGGCGCCGGCGAGGCCGGCCAGGCGCAGCGTCGCGCGCTCGACCGAGACGGTGGTGTGGGCGCGGGCCAGGTCGACGATGGGTCGCCCGGCCCGCTCGGCAAGCTCGCGCGCCCGCTGGACGTCGGCGACGTCCAGCTCGAGACGCCCGGTGGTCTGGCTGCTCATGAGGGGTCCTCCTCGTGGATGATCCGGCCGGCGGCCAGGGTCAGGCGCAGGCGGGGAAGGTCGGTGTCGGGAGCCAGCACCGGCAGGCCGGCCTCGGCTCCGGCGGGCAGGTGCCAGGCGGCGAGGTCGGCGGGCGCGCCCACCTCCACGCGTCCTCGGTCGGTGTGGCCCGCCGCCCGCCAGCCGCCAACGGTGTGGGCGGTGACGGCGGTGTGCGGGTCCAGGCGCTGCTCCGCCTCGTGATGGAGTACGGCGGACCGCACGGCCGCCCAGGGGCGCACCGGGGTGACCGGCGAGTCCGAGCCGAGGGCCAGCGCCACGCCCGCGTCCGCGAGGGACCGCAGCGGGTTCATCCCCTGCCAGCGCGCGCCCAGCCGCTCGGCGTACATCTGCTCCGGCCCGCCCCACAGGGCGTCGAACATCGGCTGCACGCTGGCGGTCACGCCGAGCTCGGCGAGCGTGGCGATGACCTCGGTGCTGGGCATCTCCACGTGCTCCAGCCGGTGCCGGGCCGCCCGGATCGCCTCGGGCCCCGCCGTCGAGGCCGCGCGCCGGAAGCCCTCCGCGACCGCGTCCATGGCCGCGTCGCCGATGCAGTGGAAGCCCGCCTGCAGGCCGGACTCCGTGCACAGCAGCACGTGCTCGGCGATCTCCTCGGCGGTGAGATAGGCGTGCCCGGTGGTGCCGGGCGCGTCGGTGTAGGGCTGGTGCAGGCAGGAGGTGCGCGAGCCCACCGCGCCGTCCACGTTGAGGTCACCGGCCAGCCCGGCCACCCCCAGTCGCTGCGCGGCGTCCAGCGCGCCGGCCTCGCCCCAGTAGAGCGTGGCGTGCAGCCCGGTCTCCTCGGCGGCCTGGCGCACCAGGTCGAGCTCGTACTCCGGGCCGATGTGCGGGGCGGCGTTCTCGTGGAAGGCCACCACCCCCTGGCGGGCCATCAGCCGGCACGCGGCGCGGGCGGCGTCCAGCCGCTGGTCGGGGCCGATGAGCGTGGCGAGCACGACCCGGACGGCGTGCGACGCCTCGCGGACCACGCGGCCGTCGTCGCTCCAGCCGTCCATCGACTCCAGGCCCGGCACGGAGGCGGTCAGCGCCGGGGACAGCACCGAGGAGTGCCCGTCGACCCGGGTGAGGATCACTCGCGCGTCCGGCGCGGCCCGCTCGACCTCCGCGGCGGTCGGGGGTGTGGCGTCCGGCCAGAGGGTCTCGTCCCAACCCTGCCCGACGATCACCGTGCCGTCGGCCGCGCGGGCGGCGTGCCCGGCCAGCCGGTCGAGCGCCTCTTCTCGGGTCCGGCTGCCGGTGAGGTCCAGCCCGGTCTCGGCGAACCCGGTCTGCACGGCGTGCAGGTGCGCGTCCACGAAGCCGGGGCCGAGCCAGGCACCGCCCAGGTCGATCGCGCGGTCGGCGTCGGCCCAGGCCGACGCCCCGTCCTCGTCGCCGATCCACGCGACCCGGCCGTCCTCGACGGCCACCGCGGACGGCGTCGTCGGGGAGTCCTCGTCCGGAGGGAGCGTGGTGTGGACGCGGGCGTTGCGGAGGAGGATGCGGGTCACGGCTCCAGTCTCCCCTCGAACAGGGACCGGACGCCCTCCTCGGCGCGCAGGAGGTCCAGGGCGAATGCCGCGTGGCCGGGGACGTAGCCGTTGCCCACCAGCATCCGCACGTCGGCCGCGAGCCCCTCGGCCCCCAGCGCCGCCGCGGAGAACGAGGTGGCCATGGAGAAGAAGATCACCGTGCCGCCCTCGGCGGTGGCCAGGATCGCGCCGCCCTCGCAGCCGGGTACGTCGACGCACACGACCGTCACGTCCGCCGGTCCGCCCGCGCCGGCGACCGCGTCGCGGAGCGCCACCGGGTCCGTGGCGTCGGCCAGCACGACCTCGTCGGCCAGGCCGGTCGCCTTGAGCAGGGTGGCCTCGCGCTCGTTCGGTACGACCCCGATGGTGCGGGCCGCGCCGGCCCGGCGGGCCGCGGCCAGGCTGAGCGAGCCGGACTTCCCGGCCCCGCCGACCACGGCGACGGTCGGCCGCCCGGAGGCGCCGTACTCCTCCACGACGCGGGCGGTCAGCGCCGGCGCGCCGCAGACGTCCATGACCGCCAGGCTCAGCGCGGGGTCCAGGTCGTCGGGGATGACGGCGGCGATCGAGCGGCCGAACAGGACGGCGTACCCGTCGCACGGCACCTGCTCCGAGCGCCCGTCCCAGCCGGCGAGCCCGTCCTCGATCACCAGCGGGGTGAGGGTGAGGGAGACCAGCGTGGCGACACGGTCCCCGACCTGCAGGCCGAGCGGCGACTCGGGGCCGACCTCCTCGACCGTGCCGACCAGCATCCCG encodes:
- the kamE gene encoding lysine 5,6-aminomutase subunit beta, which produces MVSTSSTTEGAGSTTEGASSTTEGAGLTTEGAGSTTGVGGPIRPYGDTTGDGMVQVSFTLPMPHSKVAEGAALQLATKMGMDPALVVHAKPMGEGFTFFVVYGRVNHLVEPDKVEVVERDYPLLTPKEANAAIKESLRRRLVVVGACIGTDAHTVGIDAILNIKGFAGEKGLEYYREVKVVNLGAQVSVPELVERARAERADAVLVSQVVTQRDAHLLNTREMSAAFRESYPADQRPLLVVGGPRFSESAAADLGVDRVFSRGTTPGEVASYLVHRLAPTAERTAS
- the kamD gene encoding lysine 5,6-aminomutase subunit alpha, producing the protein MSSQTTGRLELDVADVQRARELAERAGRPIVDLARAHTTVSVERATLRLAGLAGADAEGTPWVNRLADVVRADLAEDGGLAHGVALPVWDALARGEAADLAELAQKASVGSVSFRLPTGADADRARGAARAAVGGGIALMDQRRTERDRLIAEVGDAPRKPWIYLIVATGDIYEDIPQAQAAAREGADVIAVIRSTGQSLLDFVPEGATREGFAGTYATQENFRLMRAALDETSRELGRYIRLTNYASGLCMPEIAALAGMERLDMMLNDSMYGILFRDINPIRTFVDQRFSRQVHARAGIIINTGEDNYLTTADAVEAAHTVTTSQLLNEYFAKEAGLEDWQLGLGHAFEIDPDVPDSFRMELAHAMLARDLFPYAPLKWMPPTRHMSGDIFRGYLLDGFFNLVGALTDQGILLVGMMTEAVVTPWLSDRDLALQNVRYVMNAAGNLHEDFHPQPGGFIQERARQVLGEAMTLMEEIAADSDPAGHPPLLAAIADGTFGLMKRPPEGGKGLDGVFERSEGFYNPATEILEEA
- a CDS encoding amidohydrolase → MTRILLRNARVHTTLPPDEDSPTTPSAVAVEDGRVAWIGDEDGASAWADADRAIDLGGAWLGPGFVDAHLHAVQTGFAETGLDLTGSRTREEALDRLAGHAARAADGTVIVGQGWDETLWPDATPPTAAEVERAAPDARVILTRVDGHSSVLSPALTASVPGLESMDGWSDDGRVVREASHAVRVVLATLIGPDQRLDAARAACRLMARQGVVAFHENAAPHIGPEYELDLVRQAAEETGLHATLYWGEAGALDAAQRLGVAGLAGDLNVDGAVGSRTSCLHQPYTDAPGTTGHAYLTAEEIAEHVLLCTESGLQAGFHCIGDAAMDAVAEGFRRAASTAGPEAIRAARHRLEHVEMPSTEVIATLAELGVTASVQPMFDALWGGPEQMYAERLGARWQGMNPLRSLADAGVALALGSDSPVTPVRPWAAVRSAVLHHEAEQRLDPHTAVTAHTVGGWRAAGHTDRGRVEVGAPADLAAWHLPAGAEAGLPVLAPDTDLPRLRLTLAAGRIIHEEDPS
- the kdd gene encoding L-erythro-3,5-diaminohexanoate dehydrogenase, whose protein sequence is MARRPSDPTGLHRVLDDRLVLPQAAQRLDTARELWPDEVRIRTERLNLDAASFRQLERTHDGDGDRVRAAVLDIVASRGKMQNPETGSGGMLVGTVEEVGPESPLGLQVGDRVATLVSLTLTPLVIEDGLAGWDGRSEQVPCDGYAVLFGRSIAAVIPDDLDPALSLAVMDVCGAPALTARVVEEYGASGRPTVAVVGGAGKSGSLSLAAARRAGAARTIGVVPNEREATLLKATGLADEVVLADATDPVALRDAVAGAGGPADVTVVCVDVPGCEGGAILATAEGGTVIFFSMATSFSAAALGAEGLAADVRMLVGNGYVPGHAAFALDLLRAEEGVRSLFEGRLEP